CGCCACGCTGAACCACGGGCTCTCGGACGCCGGCCTGATCGACCGCTATCACCTGCTCGTCTTCCCGGTGCTGCTCGGCGCGGGCAAGCGGCTGTTCAGCGCCACGGACAAGGACGCGCAGAGGCTGAAGCTGGTCGAGCACGAGGTCTACGCCAACGGCATGCAGAAGAACGTCTTCGACGTCGTCCGGTGAGGGGCGCCGGCCGGCCGACGGCTCGGTCCCCGGCGGCGCGAGCGGTGCTCCCCGCACGTTCCGGGAGCACCGCTCGTGGTCGCCTCGCTCGGACGGTCAGACGCCGGCGCCGTCCCCCTCCTCGAAGACCGCGTGCAGGCGCCGTGTGTGGTCCACATGGCGTTCCGGACCGGTGAGGGTGACCGTCGCCGTCAGGCGCGGGTCGGTGCTGGAGGCCGCGAGCCGCAGCTCCAGGTCGCCCGGTTCGACGACGCGCCGGCCGTCGCGGCCGGTGAAGGAGGCGAGGTCGGCCGGGACGGTGACGCGGACGCGCCGGGCCTCGCCGGGTGCGAGCGGCACCCGCGTGTAGCCGACGAGCCGCTGCACCGGCTGGACGACGGAGGCGACCGGGTCGTGCAGGTAGAGCTGGACGACTTCGGTGCCGTGCCGTCGGCCGGTGTTGCGGACGGTGAACGCCAGCGAGAACTCGCCGTCGGTGGCCGCTTCCCCGGTGTACGTCACGAGGTCGTCCCAGGCGAACGTGGTGTACGTGAGGCCGTGCCCGAAGCCGAAGGCGGGCGTCGGGTCGATGTTGGACACCTCACCGGCCTGCGCGAGCCGTGCCCCGAGGTAGGTGGCCGGCTGGGCACCCGCGCCGCGCGGCACACCGACCGGGAGCCGGCCGGAGGGGCTCGTCCGTCCGGCGAGCACCCCGGCGAGGGCGGCGGTGCCCTCCACTCCGGGGAAGAAGGACTGGACGATCGCGGCGGACTCCGCCACCGCCCGGCCGAGGGCGTAGGGCCGGCCCGCGAGCAGGACCGTCACGACCGGTCGGCCGGTGTCGAGCAGCGCCTCCAGGAGTTGCTGCTGGGCACCGGGCAGGGCCAGCGACTCGGCGTCGCAGCCCTCGCCGCTGGTGCCGCGGCCGAACAGCCCGGCACGGTCGCCCAGGACGGCGACGACCACGTCGGCGTCGCGGGCGGCCCCGACGGCCTCGGGGATGCCGAAGACGTCGCCGTCGTCGACACCCGTGCCGCGTACGACCGTGAACTCGGTGTCGGGGAACTCGGCGGCCAGGGTGTCGCGCAGGGTGGGCAGTTCGATGCCGACGGGGGTCTCCGGGTGGTGCACACCGATGTGCTGGGGGAAGGAGTAGCAGCCCAGTACGGCGGTGGGCTCGTCGGCGTTGGGTCCGACCAGGGCGATGCGGCGCGGCCGGTCGAGCGGCAGGGTGCCGTCGTTGCTCAGCAGCACGACCGCTTCCTCGGCGACCGTGCGGGCCAGTTCGCGGTTGGCGGGCCCGTCCAGGTCGATCCTGCCGCGCAGGGCGTCCAGGTCGTCCAGGTCGGCGCCGGCCAGCGCGGGGGGCACGGGGTCCCAGCCCGGGTCGAGCAGGCCGAGGGCCGCCTTCTGGGTGAGGACCCGGCGCAGCGCGCGGTCGATCAGCGTCTCCGGTACCCGGCCGGCCGTGACGGCCTCGACCAGGGGCGCGCCGAAGGTCTTGACGGTGGGCAGTTCGACGTCGACACCCGCCCGCAGCGCGGCGCCGGCGGCGCCGGCCCAGTCGGCGGCGATGCCGTGCAGCGTCCTGAGGAAGGCGATGCCGAAGTAGTCGGCGACGACCGTGCCCTCGAAGCCCCAGGTCTCCCGCAGCAGCCCGGTCAGCAGTTCCTCGTCGGCCGCGGCCGGCACCCCGTCGGTGTCGGTGTAGGCGTGCATCACCGAGCGGGCGCCGCCCTCGCGGACGGCCATCTCGAAGGGCGGCAGCAGGACGTCGGCGCGCTCGCGCGGCCCCATCGAGACGGGGGCGAGGTTGCGTCCGGCGCGGGAGGCCGAGTAGCCGACGAAGTGCTTGAGGGTGGCGACGATCCCCGCGTCCTCCAGACCGCGGACGTAGGCGGTGCCGATGGTGCCGACGAGGTACGGGTCCTCACCGATGGTCTCCTCGACGCGCCCCCAGCGGGCGTCGCGCACGACGTCCAGGACGGGCGCCAGACCCTGGTGGACGCCGACGGACCGCATGTCGCGGCCGATGGCGGTGGCCATCCGGTGGACCAGGTCCGGGTCGAAGGTGGCGCCCCAGGACAGCGGGACGGGGTAGGCGGTGGCGCCCCAGGCGGCGAAGCCGGCCAGGCACTCCTCGTGTGCCACGGCGGGGATGCCGAAGCGGTTCGACGCGGCGATGCGGGTCTGCGTGCGCAGCAGCGAGAGCGCGCCGAGCGCCGGGTCGACGGGGGCGGTGCCGAAGGGGCGGGTCAGCTGGCCCAGGCCGGAGGGCAGCAGCGCGTCGAGGTCGACGGCCTCCTCCATGTCGTGCTGATGGGGGGCCACGTCGCCGCCCTCGTCGGACGCGCCGACCCACACGCCGTACAGCTGGGCGATCTTCTCCTCGAGGGTCATCGCGTCGATCAGCGCGGACACCCTGGCGGTGACGGGGTGGGCGGGGTTCTTCCAGAGGGGGACTTCGGGGGCGGTCTCAACGGCCACGTTGTCGATCACTTTCCTCCGACGCCCATCAGGCCCTGGACCAGGGCGCGACGGGCGAACAGGTAGACGAGCAGGATGGGCACCATGGACAGCACCACGGCCCCCAGCAGACCGGGGATGTCGATGCCGTGCGCGGTCTGGAAGTTGTACAGACCCAGGGTGACCACCTTGGTGGAGTCGGACTGGGTCAGGACGAGCGGGAACAGGAAGCCGTTCCACGCCTGGAGCGCCGAGAACACCACGATCGTGGAGAGTCCGCCGCGGGACAGCGGCACGACCAGCTGGAAGAACATGCGCCTCGGGCTCGCGCCGTCCATCGCCATGGCCTCGTACAGCTCCGGGGAGATGTCACGCATCGCGCCGCTGAGGATCAGGGCGGACATCGGCAGGCAGAAGGCGGCCGTGGGCAGGATGACACCGAGGAGGTTGTCGTACAGCCCGGCCTCGCTGATCAGGTAGAACATCGGCACGATCACGGCCTGGGCCGGGATGGCGAGGCCGAGCAGGAACAGCCGGAAGATCACCGACGTGGCCCTGCCGCGGCTGCGGACGATCGCGTAGGCGAGCGGCGGGACGAGCAGCAGCACGATGCCGATGACGCAGGCGGTGACGACCAGGGTGTTGAGGAAGTACCGGCCGAAGCCCGAGTCGAAGGCGCCGGTGAAGTTGTCCAGCGTGAAGCTGTCCGGGAGGGAGACCGGGCCGTTCTCGGCGTAGTCCTGGCGGGTGCGCAGGGTCGCGGCGAGCAGCACGTACAGCGGCAGGCCGACCAGCAGGAGCCAGACGAACGAGCCCGCGCCGGCCAGGTAGTTCGGTCGGCGCCTCATGACACACCCTCCGCGGAACTGCGCATCTTGTCGTAGCCGGAGACCCGGACGACGATCAGCGAGATGATCGTGGACGCGACGACCAGGGCCAGGGCGATCGCGGAACCGGTGCCGTAGTCGAAGCTCTTGAACGCCTTGTCGTACATGTAGTAGGCGCTGATGGTGGTGTCGGTGCCGGGTCCGCCCTGGGTCAGGATGAGGACCGTCTCGAACGTGGTCAGGCCGCCGACGATCATCAGGATCATCGAGGTGATCATGGACGTGCGCAGCTGCGGCAGCGTGATGTGGAAGAACTGCCGGTAGCGGCCCGCCCCGTCGATCTCCGCGGCCTGGTACAGCACCGGCGGGATCGCGCGGGCGGCGCCCTGGTAGATCAGCGTGTGGAACGGGGTGAACTGCCAGGTGCTGACGAACGCCAGCACCCCGATGGCGGTGGCCTGTTCACCGAAGAGGTTGCCGTCGCCGAAGAGCCAGGTGGCGTCCGCCGGGATGCCGAAGTTCGGGTCGAGCAGCGCCCGCCACAGCACGGACACGGCCGTCGCGGACAGCAGCAGCGGGATGAAGTAGATGACCGACAGGACGGCGCGGTTGCGCTGGTGACCGGCGGCCCAGACGCCGAGCAGGATGCTCAGCGGGGTCTGGAGGACCACGCCGAGCACGGTCAGCAGCAGGGTCAGCCAGATGCTCTTGAGCATGACCGGGTCGTCGACGAGGCGCGACCAGTTGTCCGTGCCGACGAACTCGGGCGGGCTGATCCCGTCCCAGCTCATGAAGGACAGCACCGCCACCATGATCAGCGGGACGATCGCGAAGAGGGCGAAGAACAGGGCGGCGGGCAGCGCCCAGGCGAAGCCGGGGCGTCCCACCGTCGTCGCGGACGAGGCGGGCGGCCGCCGCCGGGACTCCTTGCGGGGTCCGGCGGCGGGCCGGGCGCTCGTGATCTGTGTGGTCATGAGCCGCTCGTCACTCGGTCGGGAGGGCCTGCATGGCCTTGACGAAGCCGTCCGTGTCGAGCTGTCCGTTGAAGAACTGCTGGACGGCCTTGTGCAGGTCCGAACTGGCCTTCTGCGGGTACGCCTGGTCCCAGGACAGCTGGAACGACGGGGCGTCGGCGACGAGGTCGTACTGGAAGCGCGAGTACTCGGGGGTGCCCGAGCCGTCGATGAACTTGTCGGTGTTGGTCGTGGTCGGCAGGTTGCCGATGTCCAGCTGCGCCTTGACGAACTCGTCGGAGTACATGAGCTTCAGGAACTCGGCGACGGCCTCGGGATGCTTGGTCTTCTTCATCACCGAGTAGTAGTTGTTGGTGTTGCCGGCGACGTTGGCCGGGTCGCCCTTGCCGCCCTCGACGGACGGGAAGGCGGTGTAGCCGAGGTCCTTCTCGGCGAACTCCTGGTGGTCCGTGAGCTGCTGGGAGTAGTACCAGGAGCCCATCAGCTCGAAGCCGGCCTTGCCCGAGGCCACGAGCTGGACCGAGCCGCCGTTGGTGTACTTGACGGAGTCGTAGTTCTTGCCGAAGGCGCCGGCGTCGACCAGCTCCTTGATCATGTCCAGGGCCTTCTTGCTGTCCGCGCTCTCCCAGGCGCTCTTGTCACCCCCGACGGCCTTCGCGAACAGCTCCGGACCGGCGATGCGGTCGTAGAGGTACTGGAACCACATCTGGGTGGGCCAGACGTCGCCGCCGCCGAGCGCGATCGGCGTGACGCCCTCGTCCTTGAGCTTGCCCACCGCGTCGAGCAACTCGTCCCAGGTCTTCGGCGGTTGGACGCCCGCCTCTTCGAGGACCTTCTTGTTGTGGAAGAGCAGGACCGGCTGGGTGCCGCGCATCGGGACGCCGTACGGCTTGCCGTCGACGACGGCGCTGTCGAAGACGGACGGCAGGAACTTCTCCTTCAGGTCCGGGTTCTTCTTGATGAAGTCGTCGAGCGGCAGCAGCAGGTCGCCCTTGACGAACGGCTTGATGCTGCCGCCGCCCCAGTTGAAGAAGACGTCCGGAGCCTGGGGGGTGTTGATGATCGTCTGGAGCTTCTGCTGGTAGTCCGCGCCGGGAATGGTGTCGAGGACCGCCTTGACGTCGGACGTCTTGTTGAACGTGTCGACGATCCGCTGCTCGACCTTGTTGCTGGCGTCCCCGTAGACCAGGACATGGATCTTGCCGTCGTCCGACGACGCCCCGCCGTTCCCCCCGCCGCAGGCCGCGAGACTCAGCCCCAGGGCGAGCGTCGCACCGGTGGCGACCAGTCTGGGCAAGCGCGCACGTGTCTTCATCGTTCGCCTTTCGAATGTTTCGGCGCCATCACCGAAAGTCCATGCTGACGGACAGTAAAGTCAGACGGGATTTGCGGTCAATGGCCGTGCGGGTGCCGACTCAAAACGTTATCGATCGCACGGCTCCCCAGCCCTCACGCACGAGGGGGCTGCGCTGGGCACTGCGGAGGGGGACCCGTCGAGACGGGCGGAACGAACGGCGCCCCTGTCCGGCGAAAGGAGCGGGAGCCTCGCCCGACAGTTTCGAAAGAGATCGTCGGTCGTTCGGATGCCCCGGGTCGGCCGGAGAGCGCGTCCGGGGTGCCGCCGGAGCGTCGGGCCCACGCGCTCGCCGCACGTCGAGCCCGTCAGCGCGAGCGGCTGCTCGACCCTGGCACGCCGTCGGCGGACTCCCTCTCGTGCGGGCACGACGGAGCGGCCGACGCGGGTGATCAGCGTTGGCCAGAGTAAACGCGACCCGGCGAGAGGTCTAGACCCCATACCTCTTACCCCTGGCCCGTCCGACACCTCATCATCGGTACGGCACAGGGAAGTCGATGGTCCAGACCATGCTTGGAGTCTTCATGGGTAGAAGCGCGAACACCGCGGCAGCGCTCGGCATGTGCTTCGCACTCGCAAGCACCATGATGCTCGGCGCACCGCCGACGTCCGCGGCCGAGGCCGCCCCCCGTGCGGCTCCGGCCCTCCCGCCGGTCTCGCCGGCCCCGCAGTCCCTCACCCGCGCCGGTGACGACGTCCGCGTGACGGGCCGGATGGTCGTGGTGGCGGACGAGGACACGGACGACACCGCCCGCGACCGTCTCGTCCGGGAGCTCAGGACGCACGGCGCCCACCGGGTCGACGTCGTCGCCCCCGGCGAGGTCCCGAGGGCGTCCGCCGGTCTGCTCACCGTGCGCCTCGGTCCGGCCGAGCGCCCCGACATCGCCGCGGCGCTCGGCGGCACGGCGGTGCCGGAGCGCGCGGAGGGCTACGCCCTGAGCGTCGCGGGCACCGGGCACGGCTCGCGGATCACCCTCGGCGGCAGGGACGCCGCCGGTCAGTTCTACGCGGTGCAGACCCTGCGCCAGCTGTTCGTCCGGGCGGGCGGCACGGCGTGGAAGGTCGCGGGCGCGCGGGTGAGCGACTTCCCGTCGATGCCGCTCCGGGGCACCATCGAGGGGTTCTACGGACAGCCGTGGACCCACGCCGAACGCCTCGACCAGATGGACTTCTACGGCGACGTCAAGGCGAACACCTACATCTACGCACCCAAGGACGACCCCTACCACCGGGGCAAGTGGCGCGAGCCCTACCCGGCGGACAAGCTGTCGGAGCTGGGCGAGCTGGTGCGGCGGGCCACGGCGAACCACGTGCGCTTCACCTTCGCCGTCTCTCCGGGGGAGTCGATCTGCTATTCCGACGCGGCCGACCGCGAGGCCCTCAAGGCCAAGCTCCAGGCCCTGTACGACCTCGGGACCCGGGCCTTCTCCCTCCCGCTCGACGACATCAGCTACACCCGCTGGAACTGCGCGTCGGACGAGGAGACGTACGGCGAACCCGGCCGCGGAGCCGCCGCCCGGGCACAGGTCGACCTGCTCAACGACGTCCAGCGCACCTTCGTGGCCACGCACGAGGGCGCCCGGCCGCTGCAGATGGTGCCCACCGAGTACGGGGACCTCACCGACACCGCCTACAAGCAGACCCTGCGGGAGGCCCTGGACCCCGCGGTCGAGGTGATGTGGACCGGCACCGACGTCGTACCGCCGTCGATCACCACCGAGCAGGCCGACAAGGCGTCGGCGCTCTTCGGACGCAAGGTCTTCGTCTGGGACAACTATCCGGTCAACGACTTCGGCAACACCAGCGGCCGACTGCTGCTCGCGCCGTACGACAAGCGCGAGGCCGGCCTGTCCGAGCACCTGTCCGGCATCGTGGCCAACCCCATGAACCAGCCGTACGCGAGCAAGGTCGCCGTCTTCGGCACCGCGGACTTCACCTGGAACGACCGCGCGTACGACGCGGGCGGGAACTGGCGCGCCGCCATGTCCTACCTCGCGGGCGGTGACCGGAAGGCGACGGACGCGCTGCTCGTCCTCGGCGACCTGGAGCACCTGGCCCCGACCTTCGGCGCCACCCCCTGGCAGCCCCAGGCTCCCGAACTCGCCCGGCGCACGGGGGCGTTCTGGCAGGCCTGGGACCGGGGGGACCGCGACGAGGCGGTCAGGGCCCTGCGTACCTACGCGAGCGCCGTCGAGAAGGCCCCCGCCACCATCCGGGACCGCTCGGTGGACGAGGGGTTCACCGTCGACGCGGCTCCCTGGCTGGACGCCACGGAGCTGTGGGGCAGGGCGATGGTGACGATGCTCGACGCACTCGACGCCCGGCAGGCCGGGGACGAGGAGGCCTCGGACCGGCTGCTGGCCGCCTCGCACGCACTGCAACGGCAGGCGCGCGCCGTCCGGGTCGATCCGCCGCGCAACTCCTGGGGGAGGGTCCAGCCCAAGGTCGGTGACGGGGTGCTCGACACCTTCCTCGTCCAGGCCGACGTCCGGCTGCGGCTGTGGGACGCGGCCGGTGGCGGGGAGAACCTGGCCCTCAAGGGAAGGGCGAGCGCGTCCAGCGTGGAACAGGAC
This region of Streptomyces ambofaciens ATCC 23877 genomic DNA includes:
- a CDS encoding ABC transporter substrate-binding protein, with protein sequence MKTRARLPRLVATGATLALGLSLAACGGGNGGASSDDGKIHVLVYGDASNKVEQRIVDTFNKTSDVKAVLDTIPGADYQQKLQTIINTPQAPDVFFNWGGGSIKPFVKGDLLLPLDDFIKKNPDLKEKFLPSVFDSAVVDGKPYGVPMRGTQPVLLFHNKKVLEEAGVQPPKTWDELLDAVGKLKDEGVTPIALGGGDVWPTQMWFQYLYDRIAGPELFAKAVGGDKSAWESADSKKALDMIKELVDAGAFGKNYDSVKYTNGGSVQLVASGKAGFELMGSWYYSQQLTDHQEFAEKDLGYTAFPSVEGGKGDPANVAGNTNNYYSVMKKTKHPEAVAEFLKLMYSDEFVKAQLDIGNLPTTTNTDKFIDGSGTPEYSRFQYDLVADAPSFQLSWDQAYPQKASSDLHKAVQQFFNGQLDTDGFVKAMQALPTE
- a CDS encoding carbohydrate ABC transporter permease gives rise to the protein MRRRPNYLAGAGSFVWLLLVGLPLYVLLAATLRTRQDYAENGPVSLPDSFTLDNFTGAFDSGFGRYFLNTLVVTACVIGIVLLLVPPLAYAIVRSRGRATSVIFRLFLLGLAIPAQAVIVPMFYLISEAGLYDNLLGVILPTAAFCLPMSALILSGAMRDISPELYEAMAMDGASPRRMFFQLVVPLSRGGLSTIVVFSALQAWNGFLFPLVLTQSDSTKVVTLGLYNFQTAHGIDIPGLLGAVVLSMVPILLVYLFARRALVQGLMGVGGK
- a CDS encoding carbohydrate ABC transporter permease → MTTQITSARPAAGPRKESRRRPPASSATTVGRPGFAWALPAALFFALFAIVPLIMVAVLSFMSWDGISPPEFVGTDNWSRLVDDPVMLKSIWLTLLLTVLGVVLQTPLSILLGVWAAGHQRNRAVLSVIYFIPLLLSATAVSVLWRALLDPNFGIPADATWLFGDGNLFGEQATAIGVLAFVSTWQFTPFHTLIYQGAARAIPPVLYQAAEIDGAGRYRQFFHITLPQLRTSMITSMILMIVGGLTTFETVLILTQGGPGTDTTISAYYMYDKAFKSFDYGTGSAIALALVVASTIISLIVVRVSGYDKMRSSAEGVS
- a CDS encoding beta-N-acetylglucosaminidase domain-containing protein encodes the protein MGRSANTAAALGMCFALASTMMLGAPPTSAAEAAPRAAPALPPVSPAPQSLTRAGDDVRVTGRMVVVADEDTDDTARDRLVRELRTHGAHRVDVVAPGEVPRASAGLLTVRLGPAERPDIAAALGGTAVPERAEGYALSVAGTGHGSRITLGGRDAAGQFYAVQTLRQLFVRAGGTAWKVAGARVSDFPSMPLRGTIEGFYGQPWTHAERLDQMDFYGDVKANTYIYAPKDDPYHRGKWREPYPADKLSELGELVRRATANHVRFTFAVSPGESICYSDAADREALKAKLQALYDLGTRAFSLPLDDISYTRWNCASDEETYGEPGRGAAARAQVDLLNDVQRTFVATHEGARPLQMVPTEYGDLTDTAYKQTLREALDPAVEVMWTGTDVVPPSITTEQADKASALFGRKVFVWDNYPVNDFGNTSGRLLLAPYDKREAGLSEHLSGIVANPMNQPYASKVAVFGTADFTWNDRAYDAGGNWRAAMSYLAGGDRKATDALLVLGDLEHLAPTFGATPWQPQAPELARRTGAFWQAWDRGDRDEAVRALRTYASAVEKAPATIRDRSVDEGFTVDAAPWLDATELWGRAMVTMLDALDARQAGDEEASDRLLAASHALQRQARAVRVDPPRNSWGRVQPKVGDGVLDTFLVQADVRLRLWDAAGGGENLALKGRASASSVEQDLERLAPGHVNDGLPGTRWASGYADDEWVQVELAAPARVSAVTLAWESACAREYTVRTSRDGVDWKTASTQRPDDCGDDVVRLSGDESVRFVRVQGVERRTTWGYSIHEMGVYGAPAS
- a CDS encoding glycoside hydrolase family 3 N-terminal domain-containing protein; this encodes MIDNVAVETAPEVPLWKNPAHPVTARVSALIDAMTLEEKIAQLYGVWVGASDEGGDVAPHQHDMEEAVDLDALLPSGLGQLTRPFGTAPVDPALGALSLLRTQTRIAASNRFGIPAVAHEECLAGFAAWGATAYPVPLSWGATFDPDLVHRMATAIGRDMRSVGVHQGLAPVLDVVRDARWGRVEETIGEDPYLVGTIGTAYVRGLEDAGIVATLKHFVGYSASRAGRNLAPVSMGPRERADVLLPPFEMAVREGGARSVMHAYTDTDGVPAAADEELLTGLLRETWGFEGTVVADYFGIAFLRTLHGIAADWAGAAGAALRAGVDVELPTVKTFGAPLVEAVTAGRVPETLIDRALRRVLTQKAALGLLDPGWDPVPPALAGADLDDLDALRGRIDLDGPANRELARTVAEEAVVLLSNDGTLPLDRPRRIALVGPNADEPTAVLGCYSFPQHIGVHHPETPVGIELPTLRDTLAAEFPDTEFTVVRGTGVDDGDVFGIPEAVGAARDADVVVAVLGDRAGLFGRGTSGEGCDAESLALPGAQQQLLEALLDTGRPVVTVLLAGRPYALGRAVAESAAIVQSFFPGVEGTAALAGVLAGRTSPSGRLPVGVPRGAGAQPATYLGARLAQAGEVSNIDPTPAFGFGHGLTYTTFAWDDLVTYTGEAATDGEFSLAFTVRNTGRRHGTEVVQLYLHDPVASVVQPVQRLVGYTRVPLAPGEARRVRVTVPADLASFTGRDGRRVVEPGDLELRLAASSTDPRLTATVTLTGPERHVDHTRRLHAVFEEGDGAGV